The DNA window AAGAACATGTTGTTCAGGCCGAACACGACGTCGCCGACGGGGTTGTTCTTCTCGGCCACGATGCGGTTCGCGAGGTCGGCGCCGCCGAGCCCGACAATCTCGATGTCGATGCCGGCCTTCTTCGCCTCAGCGGTGACCCACTCGCCGCGTCCGTCGCCGTTGGAGTTCGTGTAGACGATCAGGGGGCCGGAGGCGTCTCCCCCACCGTCGGATCCGGCGTCGCCTCCCGCGGAGCAGGCACTGAGGCCGAGCGCACCGATGACGAGGGCTGCGATGGCGAGGGAACGGGGCGCTGAACGCTTCACGGGATTCCTTTCGGGACGAACGCCCGGGGTTGCCGGGGTCGCCGCGCATGAGTAACGACGTTGTGACCGCTGGTGCAGTCTTCAACCTAGCGTGACGTTTCCCGGTGAACGGGAATTGAACGGATCTCGCGTGCACACTTGACGGGTGACCCGAAATGTCGCAGTCCGACCCGACCCGACCGAAGCCGACACCGCCCGAGCGGGTATCACCACGGCCGAGCTCCGCCGCGATCGCATCGTGCGGGAGCGGTGCCCGAACGGCTTCATCGCCGCCGGCGGTGGCCTGCCGCTACACCGGTGCGAGCGGTTCCCCGACTCCGTCCGGGAGCTCGACGACGATGTCGTCACCAGGACGCACGACGCCCCCGGCGAGGACGACGCCCATGACCCCCGCCTTGCGGACGGTGCGACCCTCGGCGTCCGTGCCCACCAGCTGCTTGAGGAGGCCGGGTTCGAAGCGGTCGATCTGAACGCACGGGTTCCGGAGGCCGGTCACCTGGACGACGGCGTCCGATCCGAGCCGCAGCACCGCGCCCGTGGGGAGGGCGAGCAGGTCCAGCCCCTCGGTGGTCACGTTCTCACCCAGCTCCCCCGGCGCTACATCGGCGTCGACCTCCTCGAACAGTTCGCGGTGGATCAGGTGCACCTGGCGGAGATTGGGTTGCGTGGGGTCGCGTCGCACACGGGACCGGTGCTGGACCGTCGCCCCGAAGTGCGCATCCCCCTCGACGCCGAGACCGGCGACGAGCGTGATCGCCTCGCGTCGAGGCTTGGAGAAGCCGTGCTCATCGTCGCTGCTCACCGAGACGATCCGGGCGTGTGTCATCACCCCAGTGTGCACCCGGACGGTCGGCGGCGCAGGATCACGTGAGAGCGGTTGTGGTCCTGCACCAGCCCGATGCGACGTCCGGTTCCCGCCGGCTCAGGGGGACGCGAACGGCGAAGCTGAACCGCTGAGCGAGACTCAGGGGCTGACGATGGGGTGGG is part of the Plantibacter sp. Leaf314 genome and encodes:
- a CDS encoding MOSC domain-containing protein, yielding MTHARIVSVSSDDEHGFSKPRREAITLVAGLGVEGDAHFGATVQHRSRVRRDPTQPNLRQVHLIHRELFEEVDADVAPGELGENVTTEGLDLLALPTGAVLRLGSDAVVQVTGLRNPCVQIDRFEPGLLKQLVGTDAEGRTVRKAGVMGVVLAGGVVRPGDDIVVELPDGVGEPLAPV